One stretch of Pseudomonas fluorescens Q2-87 DNA includes these proteins:
- the nosP gene encoding nitric oxide-sensing protein NosP, producing MQQAQSEGVVSAMSQATDVQQVAQALARQLLHPHLGFVLFFCSAEYDLPALGAALSQSFGGIRLVGCTSAGEITTQGYGRNCVTAVGFDHRHFSIAAELIGEMEHFSLIDAQQMVERLASGCRSNALAPIKGHSFALTLLDGLSSREEMVLAALSAALGDIPHFGGSAGDDNYLTHTHVYFEGQFHSGAAVVVLINTWLEFEVFTTHHILPRQEKLVVTGADSTSRRVFELNAEPAAEEYARHIGVPVSALDYRVFAAHPLAVRINDQYYVRAIQQVHPDLSLSFYCAVENGIVLTAMTPGPLLHNLQELFEGLQARLGDLLLTIGCDCFLRRLELEDRGGLEQIGQFLREQRVMGFNTYGEQFNGMHINQTFTGVAIARHRVPGHR from the coding sequence ATGCAGCAGGCCCAGAGCGAAGGTGTGGTGAGCGCCATGTCCCAGGCTACGGATGTCCAGCAGGTGGCCCAGGCACTGGCGCGGCAGTTGTTGCACCCACACTTGGGGTTCGTGCTGTTTTTCTGTTCCGCCGAATACGATTTGCCGGCCCTTGGCGCGGCGTTGTCCCAGAGTTTCGGCGGGATTCGCCTGGTGGGTTGTACCAGTGCCGGGGAAATCACCACCCAGGGTTATGGCCGCAATTGCGTGACGGCGGTGGGGTTCGATCACCGGCATTTTTCCATCGCCGCCGAGCTGATCGGCGAAATGGAGCACTTCAGCCTGATCGACGCCCAGCAAATGGTCGAGCGCCTGGCCAGCGGCTGTCGCAGCAATGCCTTGGCCCCGATCAAAGGCCACAGTTTCGCCCTGACTTTGCTCGACGGTCTGTCCAGCCGCGAGGAAATGGTGCTGGCGGCCCTGAGTGCCGCGCTGGGGGATATTCCGCATTTCGGCGGCTCGGCCGGCGACGACAACTACCTGACCCACACCCACGTCTATTTCGAAGGCCAGTTCCACAGTGGTGCGGCCGTGGTGGTGCTGATCAATACCTGGCTGGAGTTCGAAGTCTTCACCACCCATCACATCCTGCCGCGTCAGGAAAAACTCGTGGTGACTGGCGCCGACAGCACCTCGCGACGAGTTTTTGAGCTCAACGCCGAGCCCGCCGCCGAGGAATATGCCCGGCACATCGGCGTGCCGGTGAGTGCGCTCGATTATCGGGTGTTCGCCGCCCACCCCCTGGCCGTGCGCATCAATGACCAATATTACGTGCGGGCGATCCAGCAGGTGCACCCGGACCTGAGCCTGAGTTTCTATTGCGCAGTGGAAAACGGCATCGTCCTCACGGCGATGACCCCGGGCCCGTTGCTGCACAACCTGCAAGAGCTGTTCGAAGGTTTGCAGGCACGCCTCGGCGACTTGCTGTTGACCATCGGCTGCGACTGTTTCCTGCGGCGCCTGGAACTGGAGGACCGCGGTGGCCTGGAGCAGATCGGGCAATTTTTACGCGAGCAACGGGTGATGGGCTTCAACACCTATGGAGAACAGTTCAATGGCATGCACATCAACCAGACCTTCACCGGAGTTGCCATTGCCCGCCATCGCGTCCCTGGCCACCGCTGA